A genomic stretch from Schistosoma haematobium chromosome 2, whole genome shotgun sequence includes:
- a CDS encoding hypothetical protein (EggNog:ENOG4101KQ1) codes for MSVIRKLHIYLTDRNFIGYDILQKSINGWYYSNKQFKHMITNLMNLTHFQLYQTSSIKQSLSSSSSSSSSPSLEEDNIERLIAKATRKNTIIYSTTADNEDLQQLMNMFKPFCKNVTMDTSNTQMNNHMDTFTIYINKLDHWINKTKMINEFIHKKQNNLNIIHLINEQLNQLDHNLTIILDKYPLDVCIRLSNQLITIMELLLTQVTFTLPAQPICLGNKETQICVELEDRDKHIIGTQSRQTTSHRMKLVIHLMKIINLLLSYILPIFTQSNRNLSLQNKDKITITVNEKVMRKKLENVISHLIEHLVQLPCVIDDFSLDVLYKESTQQPNCFQIELETWIQRYEMERLDIMSKEYVHVDQWLQDISKNDPYAITVSTIRSIFNDHPEIGIFIHQFNDQINCFFSELILNTSHLSIILNRTNNLNGIVHQDDWIKLIIHNMIIMKSNKSIIYLLNCLLAHASTTFNIMNSKKLTNTTHTTNVNTTTHTTHTTNANTNTHTTHSTNANTTTHNTTTNTTSANTNTHTTTTTTTTTTTTTTTTTTSSSSSSSSSSSSNMEHKEESISTIIRSLFIIDWFTEQYPYLIDTLINIDYKDLLYIFNINSIISITDKFNEISPMNLIQIKLIKCILIALISRLYEKLNIISEIS; via the exons aTGGTATTATTCtaataaacaattcaaacaTATGATTacaaatttaatgaatttaacaCATTTTCAATTATACCAAACATCATCAATCAAACAATCcctttcatcatcatcatcatcatcatcctcaccATCCTTAGAAGAAGATAATATTGAAAGATTAATTGCTAAGGCAACTAGAAAGAATACAATAATctattcaacaacagcggataatgaagatttacaacaaTTAATGAATATGTTTAAACCATTCTGTAAAAATGTTACCATGGATACAAGTAATACTCAAATGAACAATCATATGGATacattcactatatatataaataaattagatcATTGgattaataaaactaaaatgaTCAATGAATTCATACATAAAAAACAGAACAATTTAAATATTATCCATCTTATAAATGAACAATTAAATCAATTAGATCATAATTTAACAATCATTTTGGATAAATATCCTTTAGATGTTTGTATAAGATTATCTAATCAACTGATTACAATTATGGAGCTTCTTTTAACTCAA GTAACATTTACATTGCCGGCTCAACCAATTTGTCTTGGAAACAAAGAAACACAAATATGCGTTGAACTAGAAGACCGTGATAAACACATCATAGGAACTCAATCAAGGCAAACAACAAGTCATCGCATGAAACTGGTcattcatttaatgaaaataatcaatttattactATCATACATTTTGCCAATATTTACACAATCCAATAGAAATCTTAGTCTACAGAATAAGGATAAAATCACAATAACTGTGAATGAGAAAGTTATGAGAAAAAAACTGGAAAACGTTATTTCACATCTCATTGAACACTTAGTACAGTTACCATGTGTAATTGATGACTTCTCTTTAGATGTATTATATAAGGAAAGTACTCAACAGCCTAATTGTTTTCAAATTGAATTGGAGACATGGATTCAAAGATATGAAATGGAAAGATTA GATATAATGAGTAAAGAATATGTCCATGTTGATCAATGGTTACAAGATATTTCAAAAAATGATCCATATGCAATCACAGTATCAACAATCAGAAGTATTTTCAATGATCATCCTGAAATTGGTATTTTCATACATCAATTCAATGATCAAATTAATTGTTTCTTTTCTGAACTTATATTAAACACATCacatttatcaatcatattgaaTAGAACAAACAATCTCAATGGAATTGTTCATCAAGATGATTGGATAAAACTTATCATTCATAATATGATTATcatgaaatcaaataaatcaataatctatTTATTAAATTGTCTATTAGCTCATGCATCTACAACAtttaatataatgaattcaaaaAAACTAACCAATACTACTCATACTACTAATGTTAACACTACTACTCATACTACTCATACTACTAATGCTAACACTAATACTCATACTACTCATTCTACTAATGCTAACACTACTActcataatactactactaatactactagtGCTAACACTAATactcatactactactactactactactactactactactactactactactactactactagtagtagtagtagtagtagtagtagtagtagtagtaatatggAACATAAAGAAGAATCTATATCCACAATTATTcgatcattatttattatagaTTGGTTCACTGAACAATATCCATATTTAATTGATACATTAATAAATATAGATTATAAAGATTTActttatattttcaatataaatagtATTATATCTATAACAgataaattcaatgaaatatctCCAATGAATTTAATACAAATCAAGTTGATTAAATGTATTCTAATTGCATTAATAAGTCGATTATATGAGAAACTTAATATTATCAGtgaaatttcataa